A single genomic interval of Penicillium psychrofluorescens genome assembly, chromosome: 2 harbors:
- a CDS encoding uncharacterized protein (ID:PFLUO_003405-T1.cds;~source:funannotate), translated as MSNLVQLPLHEGWSFRDRDDAEGWMPVPTVPSVVQQDLIANKKLEDPFIGFNELKARWVNEKSWVYRKKFQKPAAPAGAAIVLVLGGLDTFATVKLDDQIILKSDNMFLAHRVDVTKALKEEGDHTLEIEFDCAFLKARELHDQHPNHTWVGFNGDVSRLAARKAQYHWGWDWGPFLMTAGVWRPVRLEMYTARVSDLWPQVQLAADHETAEVTAMATVDAVTGDKYTARFRLSLEGREIARQDIPVGEDKTAQVAFRVNKPSLWWPHGYGEQTRYEMSVSVLSGDEEVDSTAKKFGIRTAEVIQQTDKHGKSFYFRINGMDIFCGGSCWIPADSLLPNISAQRYRDWIKLMVEGRQVMIRVWGGGIYEEDIFYETCDELGVMVWQDFMFGCGNYPTWPGLLDSVRQEAIYNVQRLRHHPSIVIWVGNNEDYQVQESSGLTYNYEDKDPESWLKTDFPARYIYEKLLPEVVSEHSPNTFYHPGSPWGDGKISSDPTVGDMHQWNVWHGTQEKYQIFDTLGGRFNSEFGMEAFPQRSTIDFFIENEEDLFPQSHVMDFHNKADGHERRLATYLVENLRSSTNLNVYIYHTQVIQAETMMFGYRGWRRQWGDERHCGGALLWQLNDCWPTISWAIADYFLNPKPAYYAVKRVLNPIAVAVRRSHHDWSVAHASPPKTSRYELWVASNKPALVHGNVELRFISTNTGCDIRPPIVRNDILIAANGTTNIITDGVIDHTVEPEPHVLSARLWVDGRIVARDVDWPQPFKYLDFSGRGLRVEVKKGKSGADEKILAIHTHKPVKCLVIQEYEGVRLSDNAMDIMPGDEQTVVLTGTAPESVYYRYLGLEGSEGESLSLL; from the exons ATGTCGAACCTGGTGCAATTGCCCCTCCACGAGGGCTGGAGCTTCCGAGACCGCGATGACGCCGAGGGATGGATGCCCGTGCCAACCGTGCCTTCGGTCGTGCAGCAGGACCTCATAGCCAACAAGAA ACTCGAGGATCCCTTCATCGGCTTCAACGAACTCAAGGCCCGTTGGGTCAACGAGAAGTCATGGGTCTATCGCAAGAAGTTCCAGAAACCCGCGGCACCCGCCGGAGCGGCCATTGTCTTGGTCTTGGGCGGGCTGGACACGTTTGCCACGGTCAAGCTGGATGATCAGATCATCTTGAAAAGCGACAACATGTTTCTGGCGCACCGGGTGGACGTGACCAAAGCattgaaggaggagggcgatcACACTCTCGAAATTGAATTTGACTGTGCCTTCCTGAAAGCGCGCGAGCTGCATGACCAGCACCCGAATCATACATGGGTCGGTTTCAATGGTGATGTGTCACGCCTAGCGGCTCGCAAGGCGCAGTACCATTGGGGCTGGGACTGGGGTCCATTCCTGATGACAGCGGGGGTCTGGCGCCCAGTGCGGCTGGAAATGTACACAGCGCGAGTTTCGGATCTGTGGCCTCAAGTCCAGCTGGCAGCAGATCATGAGACCGCCGAGGTGACCGCCATGGCTACGGTGGATGCCGTTACGGGAGACAAATACACGGCTCGGTTCCGCTTAAGCCTGGAAGGACGTGAAATCGCCCGTCAAGATATCCCCGTTGGTGAAGACAAAACAGCACAAGTCGCATTCCGCGTCAACAAACCCTCTTTGTGGTGGCCTCATGGCTACGGTGAGCAGACTCGCTATGAGATGTCGGTCTCAGTGTTGTCGGGAGATGAGGAAGTGGACAGCACCGCTAAAAAGTTTGGCATTCGGACCGCAGAGGTAATCCAGCAGACGGACAAGCATGGCAAATCGTTCTATTTCCGGATCAACGGAATGGACATCTTCTGCGGTGGCTCATGCTGGATTCCGGCCGATAGTCTGCTGCCCAACATTAGTGCGCAGCGGTACCGCGATTGGATTAAGTTGATGGTTGAGGGCCGGCAGGTCATGATCAG AGTctggggtggtggcatcTACGAAGAAGATATCTTCTACGAAACATGCGACGAGCTCGGTGTAATGGTCTGGCAAGACTTCATGTTCGGATGCGGAAATTATCCCACATGGCCGGGGCTTCTCGACTCAGTGCGCCAGGAGGCTATCTACAACGTGCAACGACTACGccaccatccatccatcgtAATTTGGGTTGGCAATAACGAGGATTACCAGGTGCAGGAATCCTCAGGCTTGACCTACAACTACGAGGACAAGGATCCGGAGAGCTGGCTGAAGACGGATTTTCCAGCACGCTACATCTAcgagaagctgctgccgGAGGTGGTATCCGAACACTCGCCAAACACATTTTATCATCCTGGAAGTCCATGGGGTGATGGGAAGATCTCGTCTGATCCCACAGTTGGGGATATGCATCAGTGGAATG TCTGGCACGGAACGCAAGAAAAATACCAAATCTTCGATACGCTGGGCGGCCGGTTCAACAGCGAGTTCGGCATGGAGGCATTCCCCCAGCGAAGCACGatcgacttcttcatcgagaACGAAGAGGACCTATTCCCGCAGTCGCATGTAATGGACTTCCATAACAAAGCCGACGGCCATGAACGACGGCTGGCAACGTACCTAGTCGAGAATCTGCGCAGCAGCACAAACCTCAACGTCTACATCTACCACACGCAGGTAATCCAAGCCGAAACAATGATGTTCGGATACCGGGGCTGGCGACGCCAATGGGGCGACGAGCGACACTGCGGCGGCGCCCTTCTATGGCAGCTGAACGACTGCTGGCCGACGATCTCCTGGGCGATCGCGGACTACTTCCTCAATCCGAAACCAGCCTACTACGCCGTGAAGCGGGTTCTCAACCCCATCGCGGTAGCCGTGCGTCGGTCGCACCATGACTGGAGTGTCGCGCACGCCTCACCACCGAAAACCAGCCGGTACGAGCTTTGGGTCGCTAGCAACAAGCCAGCGCTGGTACACGGCAACGTCGAGTTGCGCTTCATATCCACCAACACGGGTTGCGACATCCGGCCGCCGATAGTGCGGAATGACATCCTCATTGCAGCGAACGGGACAACGAACATTATAACCGACGGGGTGATAGACCACACTGTCGAACCAGAACCGCATGTCCTCTCCGCACGCCTATGGGTCGATGGCCGCATCGTCGCGAGAGACGTGGACTGGCCGCAACCTTTCAAATACCTTGATTTCTCTGGCCGTGGCCTTCGAGTCGAAGTTAAGAAGGGTAAGAGTGGTGCTGATGAGAAGATATTGGCTATTCATACGCACAAGCCGGTCAAGTGCCTCGTTATCCAGGAGTATGAGGGTGTCAGACTGAGTGATAATGCGATGGACATTATGCCTGGTGATGAGCAGACGGTTGTTTTGACGGGAACTGCGCCGGAGAGTGTTTATTATCGGTATTTGGGATTGGAGGGTTCTGAAGGGGAGAGCCTGTCTTTACTTTGA
- a CDS encoding uncharacterized protein (ID:PFLUO_003406-T1.cds;~source:funannotate), whose amino-acid sequence MSTDSGPVGKAVYLQSNEHENSVISITIGHDGKLYGGMTTSTGGMGGAGIDGTTNKPAGPDALSSQGSVVVKDNYLFAVNAGSNTVSMFKIDGINAADLSMIGNPSAVPGDFPVTVAASVKRSLVCVGYTGKMAGVSCAPFTHEGLGPMKQVLDFDLDQTTPPVGPTNTVAEVFFTADDSRLITTVKGDPTTNNTGFISVLPFKDSCSCALQGHDVRTSPPGTAVLFGSVNIPDTSDLFVTDASFGTTILDLHPNTDSVSLLHKTVITGQKATCWAAYSEARNSVFVTDAGRDRLIEIGAHDSKIMSTLDLKNGDPGLTDVKVSGRFVYALSPGNGTTPAAITVVDSFQGQEIQHFQLEKLGGSKRAQGMAILQW is encoded by the exons ATGTCGACCGACTCAGGGCCTGTCGGCAAAGCGGTCTACCTCCAATCGAATGAGCACGAGAACTCCGTTATTTCTATTACTATAGGTCATGACGGCAAGCTTTACGGCGGCATGACTACCTCTACGGGCGGAATGGGAGGTGCCGGTATCGACGGTACGACCAACAAACCTGCTGGCCCGGATGCACTCTCATCCCAAGGCTCGGTGGTAGTAAAGGACAAT TATCTTTTCGCTGTTAACGCCGGATCAAATACTGTGAGCATGTTCAAAATCGACGGCATCAATGCAGCAGATTTGTCAATGATCGGAAACCCGTCCGCCGTTCCCGGCGACTTTCCCGTCACTGTTGCAGCTTCGGTGAAGCGAAGCTTAGTATGTGTGGGCTATACTGGGAAAATGGCCGGTGTCTCTTGTGCGCCATTCACGCACGAGGGACTGGGCCCGATGAAGCAGGTGCTTGACTTTGATCTCGACCAGACCACGCCTCCTGTAGGCCCCACGAATACTGTCGCAGAAGTATTCTTCACCGCAGATGATTCTCGTCTTATTACCACTGTCAAGGGTGATCCGACCACCAATAATACGGGTTTCATCTCTGTTTTGCCATTCAAAGATTCGTGCTCATGTGCGCTCCAAGGACATGATGTACGGACCTCCCCACCCGGAACTGCTGTGCTTTTCGGCAGTGTCAATATTCCCGACACCTCTGATCTATTTGTAACGGATGCATCATTTGGAACTACAATTCTCGACCTCCATCCGAATACAGACAGCGTGTCTCTCCTGCACAAGACCGTCATAACTGGGCAAAAGGCGACGTGCTGGGCTGCATATTCCGAGGCCAGGAACAGTGTCTTTGTCACTGATGCGGGTAGAGACCGACTGATCGAGATCGGTGCACATGACTCGAAAATCATGTCAACTCTTGACTTGAAAAACGGCGATCCTGGACTCACTGACGTTAAAGTTTCTGGCCGCTTTGTGTATGCGCTTTCTCCCGGCAATGGCACTACTCCTGCCGCAATCACGGTGGTGGATTCGTTCCAGGGCCAGGAGATTCAGCACTTTCAGCTGGAGAAATTGGGCGGGAGCAAACGCGCCCAGGGTATGGCTATTCTTCAGTGGTAA
- a CDS encoding uncharacterized protein (ID:PFLUO_003407-T1.cds;~source:funannotate), protein MSTGRKVFHCAVDETALTTNISEIKKWTTNGAIDLIVPLYTLERLHALKRAGSQVSINAREATRFLDRVTSGKDHIAPDRIALQGPNEQFEHWEEAEKFFLPEFEEEPEAIDDPDPATTDGDLEPSESYEDKNTASDDLSQMLLSKLNFKKDAEAASITSAGTPSGPGSRTSSRSSRTSPECAQHETNGNKNGKPKPSPGHQRTASGSTIPTAPPVLRPLLSALLWRLHSGPDAENSAKTCILVTNDRATQVWAQKFGIGVKNILQLRTAIQYEEREYKNRCKYVEKTQTQTTTEPKTLLSYEEESDEDELVFVPRGRGKGSSRGASRGAAARKAAKQTAAPPSGESTIEVPTQPIDPDSFSRSLGGAAKSSPPVDLSTQNGPARGTTSAPRRASNGRGRGGPSRGASRGNGRGRGGKLWVP, encoded by the exons ATGTCGACCGGTCGCAAGGTCTTTCACTGTGCCGTGGACGAGACGGCCCTGACTACGAACAtcagcgagatcaagaaATGGACTACCAACGGGGCCATCGATCTCATCGTTCCCCTTTACA CCCTTGAACGGCTGCACGCGTTGAAGCGGGCCGGATCGCAAGTCTCTATTAATGCCCGCGAGGCAACCCGCTTCCTCGACCGAGTCACCTCTGGCAAGGATCACATCGCCCCCGATCGCATCGCTCTGCAGGGCCCGAATGAACAGTTTGAGCACtgggaagaggcggagaAATTCTTTCTGCCGGAATTCGAGGAGGAGCCTGAGGCCATCGACGACCCCGACCCAGCCACCACTGATGGGGACCTGGAGCCATCCGAATCCTACGAAGACAAGAACACCGCGTCGGATGACCTGTCGCAGATGCTGCTGAGCAAACTGAATTTCAAGAAagacgccgaggccgcctCGATTACTTCTGCAGGTACCCCGAGCGGCCCCGGTTCGCGCACTTCCTCCCGCAGCTCGCGAACCAGTCCGGAATGCGCGCAGCATGAGACGAACGGCAATAAAAATGGCAAACCGAAACCTTCGCCTGGACACCAGCGCACCGCGTCCGGATCCACCATCCCGACTGCACCGCCCGTGCTTCGTCCGCTGCTTAGCGCATTACTCTGGCGACTGCACAGTGGGCCGGACGCCGAGAACTCTGCCAAAACCTGTATTCTCGTGACAAACGACCGCGCGACACAGGTGTGGGCGCAGAAGTTCGGCATTGGCGTTAAGAACATCCTGCAGCTGCGCACGGCCATCCAATATGAAGAGCGCGAGTACAAGAACCGCTGCAAATACGTCGAGAAGACACAGACTCAAACAACGACAGAACCCAAGACCCTTCTATCTtacgaagaagagagcgacgaagatgaacTGGTTTTCGTCCCCCGCGGCCGTGGCAAAGGCAGCTCGCGCGGCGCTTCCCGTGGTGCGGCAGCGAGGAAAGCTGCCAAACAGACTGCTGCGCCGCCCTCTGGGGAGAGTACTATTGAAGTGCCTACGCAGCCGATCGACCCGGATTCATTCAGTCGCTCCCTGGGCGGAGCAGCCAAGTCGTCTCCTCCAGTGGATCTAAGCACCCAGAACGGCCCAGCGCGCGGTACCACCAGCGCTCCACGTCGTGCGTCGAATGGCCGCGGCCGTGGGGGGCCCTCTCGGGGTGCATCGCGAGGCAACGGCCGCGGACGGGGCGGCAAGCTCTGGGTTCCTTGA